The sequence AAGGAGTAATACCGCGGGATTCTACATTAGCCATACTTTGTGAAGTTCTTGGACTTGATTTCAATGATTTCACTAATCAGATCAGTGAAACAATAGAAGGTGAAACACGGACAATCAGACGAATGAACCTTTCCATTATGCTTCTAATGATTGTCCCATTGGCCAGCATTATAATTCCATTACTCATTTGGAAATCAAGTAAAAAACTTAATGAGTTAAACTCTCTTGCTGGCAAGATTGTCAGCTTTCAAATTATATGGACACTAGCTGCTCTCTTCATCTTCTTTCTAGCTGTATTTTCTTCTAACCTCATTACCGGAACTGCAGGGGAAGGACATTATTGGGCCTTTATCACCCTTGCTATATGTATGATATGGAACATTATTTTTGTTGTCTACTCCACTAATGTTCTCAACACTAAACGTACTGACTTTTTAAAGAATACTCCTAATTTTTTCTAGCTTAAGTCAAGTGACATAAGAGTGACGCAATAATGTCATAAGCATCATGGTGCTTGGAAAATACTTTTGTTCCAAACATCAAAATGTAAAATGACTTATAAAATCCACTCTCTCCTATTCCTCCTACTGTTTTCCTATTCTTGTTCCCAATCAATTCAAACACCTGATCAATTGATGGAAGAATATGCCCAAAATGGTAGAAGAAAAATCAACAGTCCATTTACCGGCACAGTGTTAATTGCAAAAAATGGGCAAGTCCAATTTAAGCAAGCTTATGGCTTTAGCGATAGAGAAAATGAGGTACCAAATCAAATAGATACCAAGTTCCCCATTGGTTCGATTACCAAGCAATTCACATCCATGCTGATAATGCAGATGGTAGAGAGTGGGGATATGTCACTAGCGGATACACTTTCAAAACACCTCCCTTATCTTCCGTTAACCTTTTCCAATCAGTTTACCATTCACCAACTCCTCTCCCATACTTCAGGGCTTCCTCACTATGATGGGCTATTCAAAACAGGTGTTAATCAGCACGAGTTCGCCAAAACTGCGTACAGCCCTCAAGATCTTGTGCTTCTGGTCAGCAAAGTATCACTGATCCATGCGCCCGGGGAAACTTATCACTACAGCAGTTTAGGCTACATGCTGTTAGGTGCAGTATTGGAGGAAATTTCAGGGATTTCATATGATTCTTTACTTGAAAATAAAATCACAGATCCACTAGGAATGAAAAACACAGGGTTCGCTTCCAATGAGTTTATTCTGAAAGAAACTGCCAAGGGATATGCTTTCGTCGAAGACGAAACCTTCATGATGCTCTTCAAAAAATACGGAGGAGAATTCGGAAAAGTCTCATTTAGAGATCAATCGAACAAGTACAGTACAGGAGGTATGCACTCTACGGTTGAAGATTTATTTATATGGAGTGAAGCCATTCGAAACAACACATTGCTTGATAAAGCATTCACTAAGAAAATGCTAACTACAAACAAGGAAGGATACTGTTATGGATGGATGAAAAATTGGGATGAATTGATTGAGCGAAACACAACAGTGAAAATGGTCACTCATGGAGGTGCTCTCTTTGGTCATCGATCATCAATCACGCTTTTCGAAGATGGCACCACGATCATTTTTCTAGCCAACGTAAATCCAATTAAGGACACTGAGCTAATACATCAGCTTTACTTAGCGGCTCACCAACTCCCCGACACTTTCAGAATGAAAGGTTATCCAGATAGGAGTTCGCTATCCGGATTCCACGAGGAAGGTGGTATTAGAGCTTTCAATGAATATTTCAACTCTCTTTCCAACCTATCAGGTTATCAGGTCTTACCTTCTGAGAGATCCATTTCACATCTGATGTATCTATATGGCGAAGCAGGGAAACTTGAAATAGTAGACAGCCTTAAACAGGCCTATTATCTTAACTATAATCCAACAGAGTCCGCCATCAATCAAATAGCTTACGGATTTCTTGAAGACAATTGCGATTTGGCGATCGAATTCTTCCATGATAATATTAAAAGATATCCTAACTCTCCAAACGTATGGGATAGCTTAGGTGAAGGACAGCTTGACTGTTCGACCAGAGAAGAAGCCATAACGTCTTTTAAGAGAGCTGTAAAACTTGCACAAGAACAGCAAGATGCATCGCTCAATCTTTATGAGGAAAACTTAGTAAAAGCACAGCAACAAAACTGAAAAACATTTACGCTAAATTCACGCTAAAACCTTTTTAGCATGAAGCGAATTCTTAACTTCCTTTTCTTAGTTCCATGTTTACTTATCGCTCAAGATCATACGGAGAAAATCAAGCAAATTTATGATGAAGCGCTAACCAATGGTCGTGTATATGAAGACCTGCGAGTGCTTTGTAAGGAGATTGGCAATAGGCTCTCTGGATCACCAGAAGCTGCTGCTGCGGTAGAATACACCAAACAACTCATGGAGTCTTACGATTTTGATACGGTTTACCTACAACCTGTAATGGTACCTCATTGGGTAAGGGGGAAGAAAGAAGTGGTTCGTGGAATTAACTCAGATAAACATGGAACATTTGAGATGAATGCTCTAGCGCTTGGTAATTCCGTAGGGACAGGACCAGACGGTGTACTTGCTGACGTGATTGAAGTGAGCGGAATTGATGAGGTGAATGAGCTAGGTAAAAAAATCGAAGGTAAGATTGTATTCTATAACGGAGAAATGGATCCGACCATCATCAATACGTTTGGCGCCTACGGTGGAGCTGTTATTCAGCGATCGTCAGGTGCTTCAGAAGCTGCTAAGTATGGAGCAAAAGCCATCATCATTCGTTCAGTAACAAACCGTCAAGACGATATTCCCCATACGGGTTCGTTGAGATACAAAGCGTTGATCAATCAGATTCCGGCCGTAGCGATTAGCACCAATGATGCAGACCGACTAAGTCAGATTCTAAAAGAGCAAAAACTAAATGTTTATATCGAAACACATTGTCAGCAACTCCCAGATGTGCTTTCATATAATGTCATCGGTGAACTACGAGGTTCAGAATTTCCTGATGAAATCATTGCAGTTGGCGGGCATTTAGACTCTTGGGATGTAGGTGAAGGAGCTCATGACGATGGCAGTGGATGCATGCAAGCAGTTGAAGCCGTCAGGTTATTCAAAGCCTTAAATTTTAAGCCAAAACGTACGCTAAGAGCCGTTATGTGGATGAATGAAGAAAATGGACTCAGAGGTGGAAGAGAATATGCCAGAGTAGCCAAAGAGAAAGGTGAAAATCACATTGCGGCCCTTGAGTCTGATTCGGGTGGTTTTTTACCAATCGGATTTTCTACATCTGGGACCGACGAACAAAAAGCACAAATCAAAAAATGGAGAGACTATTTCCTCCCCTATCGTGTCTGGGACTTTGAACAAAATGGAGGTGGAGCTGACATTGGTCCACTTGGATCTCAAGGAACCCTGCTGATTGGGCTCAGACCAAGTTCACAACGCTACTTCATCTATCACCATACACCAGCTGATGTATTTGAAGCTGTAGATCAACGAGAACTAGAGCTTGGAGCAGCTAGCATGAGTGCAATGATGTATCTATTGGATCAAGAAGGATTAAACTAATTCTTCAAATATCCGTCTTTTGACAAATGGAATTTAGCCGAGAATTATTATTCTTCTTTAGTGCACTTGGCGCCTTTAACGGCCTAGTTATAGGCCTCTACTTCCTGTTTTTTGCTAAACCAAAACATCGGTCTAACTACTTTTTGGGGATATTACTACTAGCTCTTAGTATTCGAATTGGGAAATCTGTTTTTCTTTACTTTAATGACTACCACCTTTCCGGTGTTTACCTACAATTTGGAATGTCAGCCTGTCTCTTCATAGGGCCATCCATCTACTTTTATTTAAAATCTGTAGTTCATCCTGATAAACACTTAAACTGGAAGTTTCATTATTTCCCCCTACTGATTATTATTCTAACAGTAGATATCCTCTTTCCCTGGGATTCCTACCCACATTTGTGGCGAGATTTTTTTAATACCATCTATTTCATATGGCTTGTATACCTCCTTGCATCAGCATTTGTGATCAAAAGATCTCTAGCTAATCTTTTCCGAAGATCAACGAAGATTTCTGCGATGGAAGTTTGGATTGTTAGCATCTATTTAGGGAACCTCCTCATTTGGATTGCTTACAACACAGTAAGTTATACCTCCTACATTGTTGGAGCTTTATCCTTCTCATTCATCTTCTACATTTTAATCCTACTTTTAATTTTTACTCGAAAAAAAGATCCTGGATTTCTAAACAAACATGTTAAGTATGGGAACAAGAAGATTGATGATGATGAAGCTAGCAAGCTTCACCAACAACTGAATAAACTAATGAAAAGTGAAAGACTCTTCAAAGATGCAAATCTTAAAATGTCTGATGTCGCTCAAAAGCTGAATGTGCTTCCACACTATCTATCGCAGTTCATCAATGATAACCTGGAAAAGAACTTTACTATCTTTCTCAACGAATACCGAATAGAAGAAGCTAAAAAACTGATCCAACATAGCTCTCATCTTAAACTTGAATCCATTGGTTATGAATGTGGATTCAATTCGAAATCCACTTTTTACACTGCTTTTAAGAAAATTGCCGGCACCACTCCAGCAAAGTTCAAAGAAGAGCTATCCTAATTAGACTTTTCTGTCATTCTGAAATGAATTCAGAATGACTCTAAACTTGGTCCTAATTTATAAATCCGTATTCCTGACTTATAAAACCGAGTAAATAGTACATCGGTGAATACTATTCTTGTCTGTAAAAAGATATGAAAACGTATCCGTTTATTCTAGTATTGGCATTGCTATGTTCATGCTCTCTAAAACCTGTAGAGCAATCTGGAGGGAAGATTCTTTTTGTTGTTTCCAATGCTCATTATTATGGGGATTCCGATATCAACACAGCCAATCATTTTGCTGAGATCGTT is a genomic window of Marinobacter alexandrii containing:
- a CDS encoding M20/M25/M40 family metallo-hydrolase; protein product: MKRILNFLFLVPCLLIAQDHTEKIKQIYDEALTNGRVYEDLRVLCKEIGNRLSGSPEAAAAVEYTKQLMESYDFDTVYLQPVMVPHWVRGKKEVVRGINSDKHGTFEMNALALGNSVGTGPDGVLADVIEVSGIDEVNELGKKIEGKIVFYNGEMDPTIINTFGAYGGAVIQRSSGASEAAKYGAKAIIIRSVTNRQDDIPHTGSLRYKALINQIPAVAISTNDADRLSQILKEQKLNVYIETHCQQLPDVLSYNVIGELRGSEFPDEIIAVGGHLDSWDVGEGAHDDGSGCMQAVEAVRLFKALNFKPKRTLRAVMWMNEENGLRGGREYARVAKEKGENHIAALESDSGGFLPIGFSTSGTDEQKAQIKKWRDYFLPYRVWDFEQNGGGADIGPLGSQGTLLIGLRPSSQRYFIYHHTPADVFEAVDQRELELGAASMSAMMYLLDQEGLN
- a CDS encoding helix-turn-helix domain-containing protein, whose protein sequence is MEFSRELLFFFSALGAFNGLVIGLYFLFFAKPKHRSNYFLGILLLALSIRIGKSVFLYFNDYHLSGVYLQFGMSACLFIGPSIYFYLKSVVHPDKHLNWKFHYFPLLIIILTVDILFPWDSYPHLWRDFFNTIYFIWLVYLLASAFVIKRSLANLFRRSTKISAMEVWIVSIYLGNLLIWIAYNTVSYTSYIVGALSFSFIFYILILLLIFTRKKDPGFLNKHVKYGNKKIDDDEASKLHQQLNKLMKSERLFKDANLKMSDVAQKLNVLPHYLSQFINDNLEKNFTIFLNEYRIEEAKKLIQHSSHLKLESIGYECGFNSKSTFYTAFKKIAGTTPAKFKEELS
- a CDS encoding serine hydrolase domain-containing protein, which produces MTYKIHSLLFLLLFSYSCSQSIQTPDQLMEEYAQNGRRKINSPFTGTVLIAKNGQVQFKQAYGFSDRENEVPNQIDTKFPIGSITKQFTSMLIMQMVESGDMSLADTLSKHLPYLPLTFSNQFTIHQLLSHTSGLPHYDGLFKTGVNQHEFAKTAYSPQDLVLLVSKVSLIHAPGETYHYSSLGYMLLGAVLEEISGISYDSLLENKITDPLGMKNTGFASNEFILKETAKGYAFVEDETFMMLFKKYGGEFGKVSFRDQSNKYSTGGMHSTVEDLFIWSEAIRNNTLLDKAFTKKMLTTNKEGYCYGWMKNWDELIERNTTVKMVTHGGALFGHRSSITLFEDGTTIIFLANVNPIKDTELIHQLYLAAHQLPDTFRMKGYPDRSSLSGFHEEGGIRAFNEYFNSLSNLSGYQVLPSERSISHLMYLYGEAGKLEIVDSLKQAYYLNYNPTESAINQIAYGFLEDNCDLAIEFFHDNIKRYPNSPNVWDSLGEGQLDCSTREEAITSFKRAVKLAQEQQDASLNLYEENLVKAQQQN
- a CDS encoding helix-turn-helix domain-containing protein, which gives rise to MNDLDKRVKEARKAKGLSQEALANQSNISLRTIQRIEKGVIPRDSTLAILCEVLGLDFNDFTNQISETIEGETRTIRRMNLSIMLLMIVPLASIIIPLLIWKSSKKLNELNSLAGKIVSFQIIWTLAALFIFFLAVFSSNLITGTAGEGHYWAFITLAICMIWNIIFVVYSTNVLNTKRTDFLKNTPNFF